Proteins encoded by one window of Arachis hypogaea cultivar Tifrunner chromosome 1, arahy.Tifrunner.gnm2.J5K5, whole genome shotgun sequence:
- the LOC112803966 gene encoding protein HOTHEAD, whose amino-acid sequence MDVWWLRLILLPTTLALFFLSPQHCSSQKVPNYTFMRSATTASNISYYDYIVIGGGTAGCPLAATLSQNYRVLLLERGGSPYGNPNITNLAAFGAALSDTSPTSPAQRFISEDGVINSRARVLGGGSCLNAGFYTRAGPNYIREAGWDGRAVNEAYRWVEKKVAFEPKVQQWQSAVRDGLLEVGVVPNNGFTYDHIYGTKVGGTIFDQNGYRHTSADLLQYANPSRITVLLHASVHRILFRTKGGSRPKAQGVVFRDALGRKHRAYLRRGPRNEIIVSAGALGSPQLLMLSGIGPERQLRAHNINVTLDQPLVGQGMSDNPMNAVFIPSPVPVEVSLIEVVGITKFGTYIEAASGENFAGGTSPRDFGMFSPKIGQFSTVPPKQRSPEALKKAIKMMDTLDHAAFRGGFILEKIMGPISTGHMELRTLNPNDNPSVTFNYFKEPRDLQRCVQGLRTIEKVIDSKPFAPFRYVNMPVPVLLNMTANSPVNLLPRHSNSSLSLEQFCRDTVMTIWHYHGGCQVGRVVDSDYKVLGVDALRVIDGSTFNYSPGTNPQATVMMLGRYMGVKILKERLAFDADGMGRV is encoded by the exons TTCCAAACTATACATTTATGCGAAGTGCAACAACAGCATCAAACATCTCATACTATGATTACATTGTAATCGGCGGAGGCACCGCCGGATGCCCCTTGGCAGCGACATTGTCTCAAAATTACAGAGTGTTGCTTCTAGAACGAGGCGGATCGCCCTATGGCAACCCGAACATCACCAACTTGGCCGCCTTTGGCGCCGCCCTCTCCGACACTTCCCCCACCTCTCCCGCTCAGCGCTTCATCTCCGAAGATGGCGTCATCAATTCAAGAGCTCGCGTTCTTGGTGGCGGAAGTTGTTTGAATGCCGGCTTCTATACTCGTGCTGGACCCAACTATATAAG GGAAGCGGGATGGGATGGAAGGGCAGTGAATGAAGCATACAGATGGGTTGAGAAAAAGGTAGCATTTGAGCCAAAGGTTCAGCAATGGCAATCAGCGGTGAGGGATGGATTGTTGGAGGTAGGTGTGGTCCCCAACAATGGCTTCACTTACGACCATATTTATGGGACTAAGGTTGGTGGCACCATTTTTGACCAAAATGGATACAGGCACACTTCTGCTGATCTTTTGCAGTATGCAAACCCTTCACGAATCACTGTCCTCTTGCATGCCAGCGTTCATAGGATCTTGTTTCGTACTAAAG GTGGGTCAAGGCCGAAGGCCCAAGGAGTAGTGTTCAGAGATGCATTGGGGCGCAAACACAGGGCATACCTTAGGAGAGGGCCCAGGAACGAGATAATTGTATCAGCCGGTGCACTTGGAAGCCCACAGCTTCTTATGCTAAGTGGAATTGGGCCTGAAAGGCAACTTCGGGCCCACAACATAAATGTAACGTTGGACCAGCCATTGGTAGGACAAGGAATGTCCGATAACCCGATGAATGCCGTCTTCATCCCTTCTCCGGTGCCCGTTGAGGTATCCCTTATTGAGGTCGTCGGCATCACCAAATTCGGCACCTACATTGAAGCTGCCAGCGGAGAAAACTTTGCTGGCGGCACCTCACCCAGAGATTTCGGAATGTTCTCCCCCAAG ATTGGTCAATTTTCCACGGTGCCTCCAAAGCAAAGAAGCCCCGAAGCactaaaaaaagcaataaaaatgatGGACACACTGGACCACGCAGCATTCAGGGGAGGATTCATCCTGGAAAAAATCATGGGTCCAATCTCAACAGGCCACATGGAGTTGAGAACCCTAAACCCCAACGACAACCCTTCGGTTACCTTCAACTACTTCAAAGAACCGCGCGACCTGCAGCGCTGCGTTCAAGGATTAAGAACCATCGAGAAGGTCATCGACTCGAAGCCCTTCGCCCCCTTTCGCTACGTCAACATGCCGGTCCCCGTGCTCCTCAACATGACCGCCAACTCCCCCGTCAACCTCCTGCCTCGCCATTCGAACTCTTCGCTGTCGTTGGAGCAGTTCTGCCGGGACACCGTCATGACCATTTGGCATTACCATGGTGGCTGCCAGGTTGGCAGGGTTGTTGATAGCGACTATAAGGTTCTTGGTGTCGATGCATTAAGGGTTATTGATGGTTCAACTTTTAACTATTCTCCTGGAACTAATCCTCAGGCCACCGTCATGATGCTTGGCAG GTACATGGGAGTTAAAATATTGAAAGAGAGGCTTGCTTTTGATGCTGATGGAATGGGGAGAGTGTAA